The Flavobacterium faecale genomic sequence GCGCTCAGTTATGTTACTTTTTCCTCTTAAGACTTCTAGTTCTGAGCGAACACCTTCCCATTGATTAGCGTCATAGAATTTATTAACGTCTTGAAACGAGCCATTTTCATCAACCATAAATACAACCCATATATTACCGCTTTGTCTTTTAGGTACTTTGTAAGAACGAATAAGAGTGTTACCGATATAGACATAAACACGAGCATCACTTACATCTGAAAGGCGATTTCCATAATTAGTATCTTTGTCGCTATAATCATGAACGGCATAAATATATTTTTGGCCAGGTTGTTTTCTTTCAATTGTAATGGTTTCTGGTCCATAACTATCGGTATCATCAACATCAAGATTTGCCATGGCACCCGTTTTATGATAGTAGCAAATGTGGTTACCAGGATATGAAATATGCGAATCCAAATCCAATGGTTGTGCCCCCCAACTAAGTACAATTCTCATTCCGTCAAGTTGCTCCATTATTGGACTAAGGGCATATGTTAAATTGTTGACAGGACCTTTGGTTACTAGTGTAGAGTAGCCCGATTTTTTTATAATTAAAGTAACGTTGCTATCATCTACACCATCAAATATTCTAGGAATGCTAACCATTCCGTTTCCATCTGTAATGGTTTTGATAGAGGTTTCACCATTTTTCTGAAAAATAACTTCAGCTCCTTGAATTTTTTGGTTTTTGACTACTGCACTCAGAATTTGTACTTGTGTTTTTTCTTGTGAATAGACATTAACTGTTGTAAGTATAGCAATGAATAATGCTTTGATAACTGTTGATTTCATGATTTTTTATAACAATGATTTAATTACTCTTTGATTTCATTATCCTTCTTAGGAGCTGTAACTTCAGTATTTGTTACATCATCACCTTTTAAGATAGTTGGTAAATTAAGACCAGCCATATTGAATAAATCATTCAAAGGCGGAACAGATTTCATCATACCAGATACAAAGTTGGCTGTAGACCCATTTCCATCTGCATTATTTCCAGAATCCCAAACAGTGATTTTGTCAATTTTGATGTTTTTAACAGCTTCTACTTGTGTGCGAACCAATTCAGGTAATTTTTCGATCAACAATAATTGAAAGGCTTGAGATGGGTCGCCACCAGCAGCAGCAATTACTTGTTTGTAACCTTCGGCTTGCTTGGTTAGTATTTCATAAAGTCCTTTTGCTTCGGCTTCCATTTTTGCAAAAATTGCATCTGCTTCTCCTTTTGCATTTTCACGAATACGTTCAGCATCTGCTTGTGCTTCAATAATGGCGCGTTGTTTGGCAATTTCTGCCGGAATTACAACGTTGGCAATTTGGGTAGAGCGTTCTCTTTCTGAACGCGCCAATTCGGCTTTTTGTTCTGCTAAATAGGATTCCTCCAACGCTTTTGCACTTTGCACTTTCTCTGCAGACATGGCAATACGCAACGATTCGGCTTCTTTTTCTCTACGCAATGCCTCAGAGTTAGCAATGGCAATTTTGGCTGTATTCTCTCCTTGAATAGCGATCGAATTGGCTTCGGATGTTTTTACACGGGTATCTCTTTGTGCTTCGGCTTTACCAATAGCTTCATCTTTGGCAGCCGAGGCAATACTAATTTCACGATCTTTTTGAGTGATTGCGATTTTTACATCACGATCTCTGTGGGTTTCGGCAATTTGAGTATCTTTTTCTCTATCTGCAAGTGCTTTTCCAGTTTCACCAATCTTTTCTTGTTCAGCAACGCTAATTTTGGCTTCGTTAATTGCTTTTGCAGCCGCTTCTTTACCAAGTGCTTCAATGTATCCTGACTCATCTTTAATATCGGTAACGTTAACGTTGATCAATTTTAGACCAATTTTACGCAATTCGCTATCTACGTTTTTCGAAATATTCTCCAAAAATTTATCACGGTCAGAGTTGATTTCTTCAATGGTCATAGTTGCAATAACCAAACGCAATTGTCCAAAAAGAATGTCTTTGGCTAGTTCTTGAATTTGCTCGTGTGATAGACCCAAAAGTCTTTCGGCAGCCGTATTCATGCTTTCTTTTTCTGTCGAAATGGCAATTGTAAAACGACAAGGCACATCCACACGGATATTTTGTCTACTCAAAGCATTGGTTAAGTTAGCCTCAATAGATAACGGTTTAAGGTCTAAATAGGCGAAATCTTGGATAACGGGCCAGATAAAGGCTCCACCACCATGCACACATTTTGCAGATGTACCGCCAGTGCGGCCATAGATTACTAAAATTTTGTCAGAAGGGCATCTTTTGTACCTTGAAATAAGAGCCGAAATTGTGGCAAAAAAGACCACTGCGGCCACTACAATAAGAATAATAGGTGTCATTTATTTTGGTTTTAAAACGGGATTACAAATAATAAGGATTCATTTTCAATTTTGACTACTTTGACGGTACTGCCCGTTGGGATCGCGTCTGCCTCAGACATGGCATCAAGCTCATGGAAAGCACCATTGATACTAATCAGGATTTTACCTTTACCTGTTCTTTGCGCAGGTATTTTTAGATACACTTCTGCGGTTTTGTTCAATGTATTTTCGATTTTGAAGGAGTTGTTTTCTTCTAGTTTTTGTACTTGTTGAATGATCATAAAAAATATAAATACAAACAAACAACCCACTGCCACAGATAATGCGATGAGTAATTTTTCATTTTCGATCAAAGTAAAAAAAGAGATTCCTGTCCAGCTGAAACCGAGTAGAAAGTGAATCAAGTTGCGCAATGAAAACAACTGAAACGGATGGTCGGCTCCGTCAAAATCGCCATCAAAATCAGGATCAATACCATCAGATCCGTCTGCTCCTGTGAAGGTCATGATGGTTTGAATGATAAAAATAACACTAATTGGAATGGCTACATACCAAAATGTTGCCAGTAATGGTGGTAAAGTATCGAATATTTCCATAAAATTTAAATTAAATTGGGGGTAATTATAATTTATAAAAAGGAGGGTTGGTCGAAATACAAACATACTGAAAATACGTACCAAAAAAATTATTTCTAAGTAATTATTTATTTTTCAATATCTAAAACGAGATGCCAATGATGTGTACACAAATTAAGTCAGTAATTGATCTAGTTGCTCCATGTTGTCAAAAACTGGAATTTTCATCTCTTCAAAAGCTACTTTATTGTGTGCATTTATATAACCAAAAACTGCAAATCCACCTGCCAATGCGGCTTGTACACCAGCCGGACTATCCTCTATAACCACGCAATCGGCAATAGAATATCCCATTTTTTTGGCGGCATGTAGGTATAACTCAGGGTTTGGTTTCCAGCTGTTAATGTCATAGGCACTAAATATCTTACCTTCAAATTTATCTAGCAAATGCACCGTGGTGAGGTTTACAATAATTTTTTCTCTCGGACCATTTGAGGCAACACAGTAATCAATATCAATTTTATTTAAAAGGGCATGAATACCGGGTATAGGTTGTAAACGGGTTTTAAAGGCATGAAAAGTACGATCTCGAAACTCAGTTTCAAAGTTCGCAGGGAGTTTTTGATTGGCCTGGTCTTGAATATATTTAAAACAAAAGGCCAACGATTTCCCTAGAAAATGATCCATAACAAATTCTTCTGTCAGGGTTACGCCAACGGTTTGCGCCATTTCGATCAATGTCAAGTTGGAGATGCTTTCGCTGTCGACAATTACGCCATCACAATCAAAGAGGATGCATTTGTATTTCATTATTTTTATTCTTTTATGATTTTGAAAGTTTGTGGGTACGGATTGTTATAAATTTTCAGAATATAAAAACCGGAAGGTAAAGCGCTAGTATTTATTTCGCCATCAATACTGCGACCATGTAAGACAGAGATGGATTGGTAATCAAAAAACTCAAAATCAAAAGTTTTGAATTCGTAATTCATGATAGTTAGATTATTTTGTACAGGGTTTGGAAAAACAAAAGGCTGTTTAGAAACACTTGCTTGACTTGCACTATTTTTACCGTTGCAAGCGGCTAGTAGCAGTGGCTCAAAATCCTTATCGTCATACAACTTTACGTAGTCAAGTGCTTTAGCTTTTTGAAATAAGGTACAAGCTTCTTGATACTTTTCTTGATCGAGGTAGATAATACCTAAGTTTTTCATGGCGTAGCTATTGTTTTGCGCTCTATTCAAAACCTCTGTAAGATCTGCGATTCCTTTTTCCGTTTCGCCTAGTTTGTGGTAAGCCAATCCTCGAATTGCTTTGATGCATGGCCCATTGTCATAATTGCCGCCTTCTCTTTTTATAATATTTGCCTCTTTTTCTAAAGCCAAATTGGCATAGTACAAAGCTTTTTCATAATCCTGTAAAAGTAAGTATAGGTACGATATTCCCCATCTTGCATGTCCGTGTTGTGGGCTTTTTGCTAGTATTTTCTTTAAATAGGTTTCAGATAAGCGATAGGATTTAATCTTGGTTAGATAATTTGTGAAATTATACAATACCCTATAATCATTTGGAGAAGTTTTTATGGCTTTGGTGTAATAATGAAGCGCTGTGTTTTGCACTTCAAACATTGAATAAATGTTTGCCAGCGCATCATAAACAACAGTTTGTTTTACTATTAATTTTGCTCTTATCGAATCGGGAGCCTTTTTCTTCAGATCATTTAAAGACAGGTCTAGTACTTTCTCTAGTTTTTTAAAATCCAAAATAGCAAGCGTGTAATTATTTAATTTCTTATATAGGTGCGCTCTTGCGTAAATGTCTTTTAAAGAAGTTGGGTTGAAATTGGTTCTTTTATTTATTTCCACCAAATTTTCTAAGGCCTTCTTTCTAGTATCTTCCTGTCTGGTATTTTCATAAGGAATTTTATAATCGATTCTACCGCTTATTTTTCCATATAAAAATGTAGTGGAAACCATTTTTTCTCCTTCGATATTAAACTGGTCCGCAGCACCATCCATTAATCCCATGGCGTCAAAGTAAAAAACTTCATTTTTTTTGCCATTTGCATGATACGTTTTGATACTGTCCATTTTCTTATCAACCCCCATGAAAAGTTGCATAGATACAATACTGTCACGGTAGTAGTATGCCTTAGTTACTTCCTTCGAACTCGTTTTAAGATTTTTATTTGGGGTTGTTATTTGTCCCGTAGCTATAAACGATAGGAGAAAGATGAAATAATGTAGTTTTGTATTCATAGGAAGAAGTTCTTGGTTAAGGAAATACTATTTTGCCGTTGAAATATACTACTTAATTAAATTTTAGCAGACATTGATTTGCTTCTTTTTTTCGAAAATTAAGAACTACATGACAACATGGAACAACCTACCTTATCACGAGCCCAATCAGGGCGCTTAGCAAACCATTTTTGCTGTTCCGGTTGTTCAGCATACGGATTTTTAAGCAGTTGAAACAATTCGTCAATCAAACTATAATCTTCTTTGTCGGCTGCGTCAATAGCAAGTTGCGACATATAGTTGCGTAAAACATATTTAGGATTTACCGCATTCATTTTTTCGCTACGTTCTGAGTTTGTTTCGTTTTCGAAAACCAATCTTTGGTTGTATTGTTCAAACCAAAGCGTCCATGTTGCTGTCACTTCAGGATATTCTTCTACCGACTGATAAAATGCATCTTGAATAATCGCAATTCCATTTTCAGGCTTTCCATTTTCGAACTGACTTAGATTTCGATAAAAAATGGTCATATCTGTTTCTATCAAATGCAAGTTTTCTTCGAGTAACTGAATAAATTTGTCATCGCCTTCTTGATCCGTATACAAACCAATTTTGGAACGCATCATGTTCAAATATTTTACGTCATACTGTGTTCTGTAACTTTCTAAAACAGCTTCGAGTCCGGCTGCTTCATCAATAAGTGGGTAGAGCGCATTGGCAAGCTGGTAGAGATTCCACAAAACCATTTCGGGTTGTTTGCCATAACGGTAGCGCTTGTTTTGCGCATCGGTCGTATTGGGAGTCCATCCATAATCATAACCTTCGAGCCAGCCGTATGGGCCATAATCGATTGTGAGTCCAAGAATTGACATATTATCGGTATTCATGACGCCGTGTACAAAACCAACGCGTTGCCAATGCAAAACCATATCTAAACTTCTGTTTGTTACTTCTTGAAAAAACTTCAAATAGGTCTCTTTTGAAGGGCTTCCTAAATCACTGTAAAAATGGTTAATTGTATAGTCTACCAAAGTTTTTAAAGTTTCATAATCCTGTCGAGCAGCAAAGATTTGGTAGTTACCAAAACGCAAAAAACTAGGAGCAAGGCGACTAACAATAGCTCCTTTTTCATAAGCTGGATTTCCGTTGTACAACATATCACGTAGCACTTGATCACCTGATAAGGAGAGAGACAAGGCACGGGTAGTGGGTACACCTAGGTGAAACATGGCCTCGCTACACAAGTACTCCCGTACAGAGGAGCGTAAAACGGCTAATCCATCTGCGGTTCTAGAATAAGGTGTTTTACCAGCGCCTTTGAGTTGTATTGCCCAGCGTTGGTTGTTATGCAACAGTTCGGTCAAATTAATTGCGCGTCCATCACCAAGTTGACCTGCCCAGTTACCAAATTGAAAACCACCGTAGCACATAGCATAGGGTTGGGTGTTGGGTAGGATTTCGTTACCAGTAACAATATTTTTGAAATAGTCAGATTGCGTGTTTTCGATTGTGATTCCGATATTTTCTGCCATTTCGGGCGAAACATGTAGCACTTTTGGATTTGCAGTTTTGGTAGGGGTAACAAAAGAGAAGCAAGCTTTTTCTACCTGTCTGATGCTATTGGTCATTATTGGGTCTGCTGGTAATTCTTTATTGAAGGTATCTTGTATGTTGAGTTTCATGAGCGTTTTATTTAATACAAAGATACGAATACTAATGTAGTGCTGTGCTTGGATAAGGTTTTTAAAAATTATCGAATTGTAAAAGTTGAGAAGAATAATTTAGTAGCTAATGTAAACTGACAACAATGAAAAATAGGACTTTAATATGTTTCTAGTGTTTTGCATGAGGGATTGCAGTGAAATCCTTTTTTGAGGCTTTTTTGCCTTAAAAAAGATTGGAACGAAAAGCCCGACGCTGGTGAAACGGAGTGGAAGCAGGGGCATGCCCAAATAATTTTTGAAGTGTATTATTTTATATACGACTTTAGAATTTAAAATACGGGTACTTTTCGAAATTAAACTATCTTTGCGCTCCCGAATGGTCGGGTGAACAATCGGTACAAAAAACGAAGTATGAAGTTTGATTTATTAAAAAAAGATCCGCAGTCTAAGGCTAGAGCAGGAAGTATAACGACAGATCACGGTGTGATTGAAACCCCTATTTTTATGCCAGTTGGTACGGTAGCATCTGTTAAAGGTGTGCACCAGAGAGAATTGCGTGAAGATATTAATCCAGATATTATTTTAGGGAATACCTACCATTTATACCTTAGACCCAAAACTGAAATTTTGGAAAAGGCAGGTGGATTGCATAAATTTATGAATTGGGATCGTCCTATTTTGACTGATTCTGGTGGGTATCAAGTATATTCACTTTCATCGAATAGAAAAATTAAGGAAGACGGTGTGAAGTTTAAATCACATATTGATGGATCTTACCACGTTTTTACGCCCGAGAATGTAATGGAAATTCAGCGTACCATTGGGGCTGATATTATCATGGCATTTGATGAATGTACGCCT encodes the following:
- a CDS encoding tetratricopeptide repeat protein, producing the protein MKSTVIKALFIAILTTVNVYSQEKTQVQILSAVVKNQKIQGAEVIFQKNGETSIKTITDGNGMVSIPRIFDGVDDSNVTLIIKKSGYSTLVTKGPVNNLTYALSPIMEQLDGMRIVLSWGAQPLDLDSHISYPGNHICYYHKTGAMANLDVDDTDSYGPETITIERKQPGQKYIYAVHDYSDKDTNYGNRLSDVSDARVYVYIGNTLIRSYKVPKRQSGNIWVVFMVDENGSFQDVNKFYDANQWEGVRSELEVLRGKSNITERSAISQTDISKSNDVNKRGENAYHAKQLEQSVAYYQQAINLNQNNGQAYSNLGLSFQKLNRVAEAIWANRKAVSLANGPSANVVKASSYYNIGRIYEKKGQWQDAMDNFTKASQNKANPTYDNAINRMKQNLR
- a CDS encoding flotillin family protein, producing MTPIILIVVAAVVFFATISALISRYKRCPSDKILVIYGRTGGTSAKCVHGGGAFIWPVIQDFAYLDLKPLSIEANLTNALSRQNIRVDVPCRFTIAISTEKESMNTAAERLLGLSHEQIQELAKDILFGQLRLVIATMTIEEINSDRDKFLENISKNVDSELRKIGLKLINVNVTDIKDESGYIEALGKEAAAKAINEAKISVAEQEKIGETGKALADREKDTQIAETHRDRDVKIAITQKDREISIASAAKDEAIGKAEAQRDTRVKTSEANSIAIQGENTAKIAIANSEALRREKEAESLRIAMSAEKVQSAKALEESYLAEQKAELARSERERSTQIANVVIPAEIAKQRAIIEAQADAERIRENAKGEADAIFAKMEAEAKGLYEILTKQAEGYKQVIAAAGGDPSQAFQLLLIEKLPELVRTQVEAVKNIKIDKITVWDSGNNADGNGSTANFVSGMMKSVPPLNDLFNMAGLNLPTILKGDDVTNTEVTAPKKDNEIKE
- a CDS encoding NfeD family protein, whose translation is MEIFDTLPPLLATFWYVAIPISVIFIIQTIMTFTGADGSDGIDPDFDGDFDGADHPFQLFSLRNLIHFLLGFSWTGISFFTLIENEKLLIALSVAVGCLFVFIFFMIIQQVQKLEENNSFKIENTLNKTAEVYLKIPAQRTGKGKILISINGAFHELDAMSEADAIPTGSTVKVVKIENESLLFVIPF
- a CDS encoding HAD family hydrolase, with product MKYKCILFDCDGVIVDSESISNLTLIEMAQTVGVTLTEEFVMDHFLGKSLAFCFKYIQDQANQKLPANFETEFRDRTFHAFKTRLQPIPGIHALLNKIDIDYCVASNGPREKIIVNLTTVHLLDKFEGKIFSAYDINSWKPNPELYLHAAKKMGYSIADCVVIEDSPAGVQAALAGGFAVFGYINAHNKVAFEEMKIPVFDNMEQLDQLLT
- a CDS encoding T9SS type A sorting domain-containing protein encodes the protein MNTKLHYFIFLLSFIATGQITTPNKNLKTSSKEVTKAYYYRDSIVSMQLFMGVDKKMDSIKTYHANGKKNEVFYFDAMGLMDGAADQFNIEGEKMVSTTFLYGKISGRIDYKIPYENTRQEDTRKKALENLVEINKRTNFNPTSLKDIYARAHLYKKLNNYTLAILDFKKLEKVLDLSLNDLKKKAPDSIRAKLIVKQTVVYDALANIYSMFEVQNTALHYYTKAIKTSPNDYRVLYNFTNYLTKIKSYRLSETYLKKILAKSPQHGHARWGISYLYLLLQDYEKALYYANLALEKEANIIKREGGNYDNGPCIKAIRGLAYHKLGETEKGIADLTEVLNRAQNNSYAMKNLGIIYLDQEKYQEACTLFQKAKALDYVKLYDDKDFEPLLLAACNGKNSASQASVSKQPFVFPNPVQNNLTIMNYEFKTFDFEFFDYQSISVLHGRSIDGEINTSALPSGFYILKIYNNPYPQTFKIIKE
- a CDS encoding protein adenylyltransferase SelO codes for the protein MKLNIQDTFNKELPADPIMTNSIRQVEKACFSFVTPTKTANPKVLHVSPEMAENIGITIENTQSDYFKNIVTGNEILPNTQPYAMCYGGFQFGNWAGQLGDGRAINLTELLHNNQRWAIQLKGAGKTPYSRTADGLAVLRSSVREYLCSEAMFHLGVPTTRALSLSLSGDQVLRDMLYNGNPAYEKGAIVSRLAPSFLRFGNYQIFAARQDYETLKTLVDYTINHFYSDLGSPSKETYLKFFQEVTNRSLDMVLHWQRVGFVHGVMNTDNMSILGLTIDYGPYGWLEGYDYGWTPNTTDAQNKRYRYGKQPEMVLWNLYQLANALYPLIDEAAGLEAVLESYRTQYDVKYLNMMRSKIGLYTDQEGDDKFIQLLEENLHLIETDMTIFYRNLSQFENGKPENGIAIIQDAFYQSVEEYPEVTATWTLWFEQYNQRLVFENETNSERSEKMNAVNPKYVLRNYMSQLAIDAADKEDYSLIDELFQLLKNPYAEQPEQQKWFAKRPDWARDKVGCSMLSCSS